A genomic region of Zygotorulaspora mrakii chromosome 7, complete sequence contains the following coding sequences:
- a CDS encoding uncharacterized protein (similar to Saccharomyces cerevisiae YJR054W and PRM6 (YML047C); ancestral locus Anc_1.495), producing MFLFSSDWNYSINAKTFDELDVALFRNYRFGTLFNYIFLTWGLTILKFALLVADIYTCIKLLAFNSWSNNIIKPYLPFHISKWLFSGCILAYIILALWDSFLGIRIYRSRNISLVYINNFAKTMYSLSNYSIFCVLDRITPKGFYQRIAFFTFFELKDCFKLLFTDTPRQVINGLTLWSVLVTVNSSTDLGNLETFNGLIMKIKIIAKTNHEEAVVLSFMLFSFIVWLIFITKLAFAMLFSIFVYYKLINEHKYNGLREFVCVTIRQRVDAIVEKQRKIKRKGNGPYANGIQMTSTTSFFPTEDLERKAAPVSITNAFKDSSIALLDHQDQNKNSRISSTASDNYDTDGLEEKASEDFGVKSEPLKMVSAINTTFDRNEKPSYSVFNPKESACSRELFNTDSTDTLPSYHLKEYASRDTFNRPRPPMIETETFLTDSTAADDTRHIDTPIKAYTREWNNPERSTSILERRERIANEDYSHFIHKHEHK from the coding sequence ATGTTTTTATTTAGTAGTGATTGGAACTACTCGATCAACGCGAAGACTTTCGATGAGTTGGATGTTGCCTTATTTCGAAATTATAGATTTGGCACACTTTTTAactatatttttttgacttgGGGATTgacaatattgaaatttgcaCTCCTTGTTGCTGATATCTATACCTGTATCAAGCTACTAGCATTTAATTCATGGTCcaataatatcatcaaacCTTACCTGCCTTTCCATATATCTAAATGGCTCTTCAGCGGTTGCATACTGGCCTATATCATACTTGCATTATGGGACAGTTTTCTAGGCATACGAATATATCGTTCGAGAAACATTTCTCTAGTctatatcaacaattttgcCAAGACAATGTATTCACTGTCGAATTACTCGATATTTTGTGTGCTCGATAGAATTACACCAAAAGgattttatcaaagaattgcatttttcacGTTTTTTGAACTGAAGGACTGTTTCAAGTTACTGTTCACAGATACACCTAGGCAAGTGATTAATGGTTTGACCTTATGGTCAGTATTAGTTACGGTGAATTCAAGCACTGATCTGGGCAATTTAGAAACATTCAATGGGCtaataatgaagataaagATAATAGCAAAAACCAATCACGAAGAAGCAGTTGTTCTTTCATTTATGTTATTCTCGTTCATCGTTTGGTTAATTTTCATTACCAAACTAGCTTTTGCAAtgcttttttcaatatttgttTATTATAAACTAATCAATGAACACAAATACAATGGTTTGAGGGAGTTCGTTTGTGTAACAATTCGCCAGAGAGTGGATGCTATTGTTGAAAAGCAAAGGAAAATTAAGCGCAAAGGCAACGGACCCTATGCAAACGGTATTCAAATGACAAGCACGACATCTTTCTTTCCTACGGAAGACCTGGAAAGAAAAGCAGCTCCAGTTTCGATAACAAATGCATTTAAAGACTCATCAATCGCCCTACTCGACCACCAAGATCAAAATAAGAACAGCCGTATAAGCAGTACGGCTTCCGACAATTATGATACTGATGGGCTTGAAGAGAAAGCCTCAGAGGATTTTGGAGTTAAGAGCGAACCACTTAAAATGGTGTCAGCTATCAATACTACTTTCGACCGAAACGAGAAACCTAGCTACTCAGTGTTCAATCCAAAAGAGAGTGCTTGCTCAAGGGAACTTTTCAACACAGATTCTACAGACACTCTCCCATCATATCACCTGAAGGAATATGCATCACGCGATACATTCAATCGTCCCAGACCGCCCATGATCGAGACAGAAACATTTCTGACAGATTCCACCGCGGCAGATGATACCAGACATATTGATACACCAATTAAAGCATACACAAGAGAATGGAATAACCCTGAAAGATCTACTAGTATACTTGAGCGAAGAGAGAGAATCGCAAATGAAGACTACTCGCATTTTATTCATAAGCATGAGCACAAGTAA